Proteins encoded within one genomic window of Etheostoma cragini isolate CJK2018 chromosome 21, CSU_Ecrag_1.0, whole genome shotgun sequence:
- the g6pc3 gene encoding glucose-6-phosphatase 3 — MEAVYTQGIWMAESLQRRTISQEQMWLVVTHIGDPKAAFLLVFPFTYFISKRAGVAVLWVAAISEWLNLVFKWMLFGERPFWWIGESGLFVNKQPNVHQFSSTCETGPGSPSGHAMVTAAVWWVVVSSLGSSLYLRTHSVVLSAAPYLLYVVMLVAVGISRIFILAHFPHQVIAGSITGFILGIVLSRRVPEGRPLLFFFSFSIGLLLGTLMLHAGLQQLGIDLSWSITLAKKWCRRAEWVRLDSAPFSSLTRDCGALLGLGLAQYWKPGGYSLPLAPRALSLAISSMGLYHVNRLPLPVRPQGLFYGLFFVKFVIVPQIVMVLVPGLVYLFTRKKKKD; from the exons ATGGAGGCCGTGTACACCCAAGGCATCTGGATGGCTGAAAGTCTCCAGCGGAGGACGATAAGTCAAGAACAAATGTGGCTGGTTGTCACTCACATTGGAGACCCCAAAGCAGCTTTCCTGCTCGTCTTTCCTTTCACATACTTCATCAGCAAACGAGCTGGAGTTGCGGTGCTTTGGGTAGCGGCGATATCGGAGTGGTTAAACTTGGTGTTTAAATG GATGTTGTTTGGAGAAAGGCCTTTCTGGTGGATAGGTGAATCAGGTCTGTTCGTCAACAAGCAACCCAACGTGCACCAGTTTTCCTCCACCTGTGAAACCGGCCCAG GGAGTCCATCGGGACATGCGATGGTGACGGCAGCAGTCTGGTGGGTCGTGGTGTCCTCACTGGGGTCATCCCTGTACTTGCGCACTCACAG TGTGGTGTTATCAGCTGCTCCCTACCTGCTCTATGTGGTGATGCTGGTGGCAGTTGGAATCTCCAGGATCTTTATCCTCGCCCACTTCCCTCACCAGGTCATCGCTGGCTCCATTACAG GTTTCATTCTGGGGATTGTTCTGAGCCGCAGAGTACCAGAAGGACGCCCCCTGCTGTTCTTCTTTAGCTTCAGCATCGGTCTGCTGCTCGGAACGCTGATGCTGCATGCTGGACTGCAGCAGCTGGGAATCGACCTCTCCTG GTCTATCACCTTGGCTAAGAAATGGTGCAGGCGAGCAGAGTGGGTTCGTTTGGATTCAGCCCCATTCTCATCTTTGACTCGAGACTGCGGGGCCCTTCTGGGTTTGGGACTGGCCCAGTACTGGAAGCCAGGCGGATATTCTCTGCCTTTGGCTCCACGGGCTTTGTCTCTGGCCATTTCGTCCATGGGACTGTACCACGTCAATCGTCTGCCGCTCCCGGTCCGACCACAAGGACTCTTCTATGGCCTGTTCTTTGTCAAATTCGTCATAGTGCCTCAGATAGTCATGGTGCTTGTGCCTGGACTGGTTTACCTGTTCACACGCAAAAAGAAGAAGGACTAG
- the lsm12b gene encoding protein LSM12 homolog A isoform X2, with protein sequence MAAPGPGEYFSVGSHVSCLTCLGQRLQGEVVAFDYQSKMLTLKCASSSGKPNLNDVILINLAYVSDVDIINDRTETPPPLASLNVSKLANRARTEKEDKLSQAYAISAGVSVEGQQLFQTIHKTIKDCKWQEKNIIVMDDVVISPPYQVENCKGKEGSALSHVRKIFADNFLLLE encoded by the exons ATGGCGGCTCCTGGACCGGGGGAGTATTTCAGCGTCGGGAGCCATGTCTCTTGCCTCACCTGCTTGGGCCAACGTCTACAAGGAGAGGTGGTCGCGTTTGACTACCAGTCCAAGATGTTAACTCTGA AATGTGCTTCCTCCAGCGGTAAGCCAAACCTCAACGACGTCATCCTGATCAACCTAGCCTATGTTTCTGATGTGGACATAATTAATGACCGCACTGAGACTCCACCCCCACTAGCATCACTGAATGTTAGCAAG CTTGCCAATCGAGCACGGACAGAAAAGGAGGACAAGCTGTCCCAAGCCTATGCAATCAGTGCTGGGGTTTCTGTGGAGGGCCAACAGCTATTCCAGACTATTCACAAAAC CATCAAAGACTGTAAATGGCAGGAGAAGAACATTATTGTGATGGACGACGTTGTAATCTCGCCACCTTACCAGGTTGAGAACTGCAAAGGCAAAGAGGGAAGCGCTTTAAGTCATGTACGCAAAATA TTTGCAGATAATTTTCTTTTGCTTGAGTAA
- the lsm12b gene encoding protein LSM12 homolog A isoform X1, with protein MAAPGPGEYFSVGSHVSCLTCLGQRLQGEVVAFDYQSKMLTLKCASSSGKPNLNDVILINLAYVSDVDIINDRTETPPPLASLNVSKLANRARTEKEDKLSQAYAISAGVSVEGQQLFQTIHKTIKDCKWQEKNIIVMDDVVISPPYQVENCKGKEGSALSHVRKIVEKHFRDVESQKSMQRSQAQQTQKDSTLSS; from the exons ATGGCGGCTCCTGGACCGGGGGAGTATTTCAGCGTCGGGAGCCATGTCTCTTGCCTCACCTGCTTGGGCCAACGTCTACAAGGAGAGGTGGTCGCGTTTGACTACCAGTCCAAGATGTTAACTCTGA AATGTGCTTCCTCCAGCGGTAAGCCAAACCTCAACGACGTCATCCTGATCAACCTAGCCTATGTTTCTGATGTGGACATAATTAATGACCGCACTGAGACTCCACCCCCACTAGCATCACTGAATGTTAGCAAG CTTGCCAATCGAGCACGGACAGAAAAGGAGGACAAGCTGTCCCAAGCCTATGCAATCAGTGCTGGGGTTTCTGTGGAGGGCCAACAGCTATTCCAGACTATTCACAAAAC CATCAAAGACTGTAAATGGCAGGAGAAGAACATTATTGTGATGGACGACGTTGTAATCTCGCCACCTTACCAGGTTGAGAACTGCAAAGGCAAAGAGGGAAGCGCTTTAAGTCATGTACGCAAAATA GTTGAGAAACATTTTAGAGACGTGGAAAGTCAGAAGTCCATGCAACGTTCACAAGCACAGCAAACACAGAAGGACTCCACTTTATCTTCTTGA